The nucleotide sequence tgtggatagcttgtctgacggatcatttgacacttttttatagaaaatacgtgctagctagacTGATCCGACACTTACCGAATATATCCCGGACattagtctgtacgagattagaatggttctcaaacagctgaaaaacagcaaggcaccgtaatcacggctgagcttctgaaagcaggcggaatgCCGGCACTAAAGGGTTTTCAGAAGCTgctcgattccgtcatcctcgagggTATACCataacgcctacggcatggcaaagaagtatggtgatactcatcttcaaaaaaggcgacaagaccttgttgaagaattatagacccatttcgcttctgagccatgtctacaagctgttttcgatagtcattacgaattgtcacgttagcaggctcgacgactttcagccccccgaacaagccggtttccgaaaaggctttagtaccatagatagaccataataatatacgctacggcagattatatggaagatcaaggagtataatcagccgctttgcgtttgtgaactatgagaaagccttcgattcgattgagacatgggcagtgctgcagtctctccaactgtgccaaattgactatcgatacattaaagtgttgaaaggcttgtacgccacagtgacagtccgtttcaagaccaggacccgaaacctatccagttacagcgaggggtgagacagggagacgtcatcaccatcgccctggaagatgtttttaaGCTTCTGGGCTAGAGcagattcagcataaatatcaacggcgagaaCATCACCCAGACaacagacgatatcgtagtcatggctgagatcgtggacgatctaggcacaatgctcgatggcctcaatagagtctctcaacgagtgggtctcaaaatgaacatggacaagatttaaaaatcatgtctaaagatcgtgttgcacccactcctctaaaagctggagactacactcgaagttgttgacaataatgtatacctgggacaaacagtccagttaggtaggttcaacttcgaaaaaaggtcaatcatcgaatccagctcggctgggcagccttcAGGAAGCTTCACAATATTTTCACGCGGCGTCTCCGTCGCTCCACTTTAaatccgctttgaatccgcttgcaatccgctaaggtggcaagggccttaaaactcagaggcacactgatgttcaaataccgtagccgagtcctaaagccgcggtacgcgttcgccacgaaaagagtgagcaagacagcaatatctcactcacacatgtcatgccttgtttataacgactagtcttaacgcccagtttcgaaacattacaaataatatcacataaacaacaaaattaaaattaaaactaaatatattctatcgagaacactgagaatattcccgggagcattctcggttctcgagaatattctcactgggaatattgccgggaacgagaactttctcagcggcacatctctagaaatacctactttagcagaaataccaagccttaagcaaacatcgtttgtgaatacgagcgaaagacgtgtgtcacgaactattttcACGCTGGCTGTACAGTTACAGTGTAGGGGCGACATCGAAAAtatatttacagtaaaaatacCAGAACACAAAAATGCAAGCCCACAGttttttattacccaattaAGTAACTTTCTTAACACAATCTTAATCATAACATAACACATACTTTATAATTTACTCTATCTAATACCATCCTCACCCCACAGGCCGCCCGCCAGGCTTCGACCGCGTGCGCAGCGCCGAAATCGGCAACAAGGACTTCAACCTCGACGTATTAGAGGAAGCCTACACCACCGAGCACTGGCTGGTGCGCATCTACAAGGTCAAGCCGCTGCCCAACCGCGGCGTGTGAGCCGACGCGCGCGCTTTCCTGCACCGCGCGATACGGGCCACGCTCGACGACCTACACGCGTTCCGGAATGACGTCGTCGAGCAGTACCTGACGATTATTGCCGATTTGATAAGTCTGAGCGGTTGATTGCGATTATTAACACTTTTTAGACCCGAAAGCCACGTTCGTATCATTCCTGATAGCTAAAATAGAGACGCACGGGTCccaacgcgacatttttatatgagttaggatgattgctatagtaattggcctatacagggtgttaggtaaatgggtatatgagccgacactaacccatgttaacatatgcatataaatggtatggtgaagtcagaaatttgatatcatcattttaattttttaaatgttcatacaaaataaaatttataaaataacttccattaggcttgtttcttttcattttaggcaagttggccaataactatgtattggctaattactatagcgaTCACCCTACATAATGTACGTTTCAGTTGCTAtgcaagcagactggcggctcgcggcgtcgtcGTGTTTCTCTATTGTAGCTGAAATGGATAGCGAGTTTAAAATCTTACATTCCTGACAGATTCAATTTCATAATCGCTTCGTTGTGCGAAGTAATTAGGGACAAAAAACAGATATTAGAGAGATCCGATTTAAAGCTGTCACAAATGTTAGATACTTTGTCGTAAAGTCCATGCTAGTAGCGCTGGCACTGTTAAAAATAGAAGACACAAATACGCAACAATCGCTAGGATAAGTTATGTTAACAAATGACGCTCGGTGCACGGAAGCCTTCACGTTCAGTTACCGTTCCGATTGCCTTTAATACATACAAAGCATCATCCAAACACGTCTCTTATTAGCTCAATAACGAATGAAAAGTTGTGCACCCAATGTTAATTGCAATGTAATACGCTGAGTGTAGCACTAAACAAAAATGCAAATGGGCTTTGTACATATTTGAGGAATTCAGAACGTAACATAATATTGTTCCATCAATTTCCTAACGGATTTTGGACACTTCATTTTACAGTGATAAACTAAGGACAAAAGTTGAGTGTTAAAGTTGATATGTGATTGAAGTCACAAAGTATGTCGTAAGTTGTGTGTGttgaatacaaaatattatgtgcaATCTTCAAACAataaccaatttatttttatcaaatgcCTGATCACCGAACTGTCATATTTATAAGTGGTGCATTTATTATTTAGTGAAAAATAGACTGAAACATGTCAGTTAGTTTCACCATATTGTgtaatttttctaaattatattGAAGTAGTGGACACTATTATTAGGGAGCATTAAGCCTGCACCAGAAGGCGCAGTATATTTGTCATACATTCATTATGAATGAACTAGTAGATAATCGCACAAATAATTCACAGCCTTTCACGAAACCGTTCTAGTAGTTGAATAGGATGACATTAACAGATCTTTATTTGTAAATGTTAATGTTATTACATTTCAGTGTTATCTTATTTTTGAACTAGCAAAATTGATGAATGCTTAAATATGCGAATTAAACGAACATGAACATAATTTAATAGTGTGTTTAGTAAGATTTAATACAttgtgtaaaatatttatttcagtttTGCTAGTTCAAAAGTAGTAATCAATGAGGCAAGACCTAAAGTTGATAAttgtaaacaataaaaagttgtataaattcttttctatttttattttaaataaagtttaatatGTAATACACGCAATGTCTTTTTCTAACCACACCATTTCAGTAGTTTGTAACCAAACAAATTACACTTAACTTAACTTCATCACAAGACTGTTTTTACTTTATTCACTGCACATACACGTAAGGGAGAAGCCACACGGTGCGGGGCGgtcgcggcgcggcgccggagcggtgtcgctgcggcgtcctgcatataaaaatcaatgatatgccagacggtgcgttccggcgccgcaccgcaggcACACCGCACTTCGATTGAGCGAGACGGTGCCGTATTGCGGCGGCGCATAATATCACATGACGTGTACAGCGATGTGGCAAAATGTTTGGCGCCGCACCGTGGCTTCTCACTAAAAGTTGCACTGCAACATTAAATTCCACTGAGTAATATCAATTTCCATCTGCTTTATCAACATATCCAATAATATccatgtattttttgtatgttgATTAACTCTCAAAAAACATAGGCTATTTCGTATATCAGTTGTCGCTGGCATAGTCGCTCTGGTCGGAGCAATCCTCAGGGTGGAAGGTGTCGTCGTTATGGTAGTGCTTGTTGTGAgggcgcgggcgccggcgctGCGGCCGCTCCGAGGGCCGAGGGCCGATCTGGTAACAGAAGAACAGTTTGTGAATATTATCTCAAGCTTATTTGGTAAAACTGCTGAAATTTATACCTATGAAACAACAATAAGTATCCAGCTGCATACTAGGGCGTGTTTTGACGAGCTGGTCAACCAACACACACGCCCTAAGAGCAAAATTGGTTTGAGATTTGAAGTGAAGCTAGCTTCTATCTACCACTAGATCGTCACTTCCTACTATGTGAGATGCAAGCCAAAAACTTTCCCCTTGGGTTAAAAAAAGAATTACTGTAGATTCGCTCGATAGCTCTTTCACTTCCACTTTCCAATCTGTAACTAAGCTTGGCTTAACTTTAATTTTGGTCAGTTAACAACTActaaatttttgttttgtttagttaGCACTTGTTTCTAGCAATAACCCACCTGTTGAGTCAATTTGTATGGTCCGATGCCAGTGATGAAGGCTTCCTTGAATGCTTTCCGAAGCGGCTTCTTTTTGAAAATCGTGCACTGCTCCCTCAGCGCCTCAACCGCGCCCTCAGGAAGGTCTgttgaaaatttttaattagAGAAACAAGATTCTATAATTTGGgtttctaaaaataaacagGGTTAAATAACTCTGTGGTTAAATTACCAAGATTCAATGACCTTATCGATGATTAATTATGTGTATGTAAATCATAGGTCTTCTATTTCAAACTTTTGTGGAAGTCAAAGTTGTATCAACTTCAGTCAGTATAAGGCGAAGTTGAGATTCAGATAACCTAATCTAAATGATATTGCACAAAAGCAGTTTTCAAAACTCACCCATTTCTTTAAAAGTAATAGTCTTCGGTCTAATATCATATACTCTGTAGTCCAGCATAAGGACTATGTGGATCTGCTCATCTTCTGGCTCCATATCACTGTGAGCGGTAAACGACACCTCTATGTGTGAACCGTCAATCACTTTGAATAGTGTCGCCTCGACATTCAGAAGTTTCTAGAAGTGAAAAGATAGCAAGTTTAGTTATTAACTATGTAACAAAAATAAGcctaaacacacacacacaacctGCATGCAAGcctatgtttcttttttttgccCCTTTCACTGTTTTTTACgagattgtaataatatatagaatccattattggctgtaagaacaaaaatacctgtttgtattattattataaagagctgtggttttctgaataaacaaaaataaaaataaaataaaataaaaaaacagaagAATTTTATCACTTTCTTCAAGATTCTCATACACATATTGATAAGATGGATGGGATTACTCTAATAATACACTGCTATTCGCAGCTAAGTTCAGTGCAAATTATGGTACCACAAAAGAAATGTTAAGAAAACTAGTGCAAAATTCAATTATCTTGGCCAaatcacaataaaattatatgccTAGACAACTTTTTACTATGTAGGTATTAAGCTTAAAATGAAACAAACCTTCAGTGCTTCATACTGCTCCAGCCTGTCGTAGTATGCTACTAGTGCCTTCCTGATAGCACTGAGGCAGTCTGGCATCATCACATTGTCGAATCCTTCCATCACAGCACTCAGGTTGAACCCAAGTGGCAGTGAAGATTTTGAAATTTCATTAACACCTGagagtaaaataattttattagaattttAACATAAATCAATCATCTCTAGATAagagttatttagtttttacgTTGAtcacattaaaacaataaaatcagcCTGTAACAAAAATGGAATAAACATCACAAATTGGCAGTTAACTGCAAGGCAATCACCACAATATTGTAGAATAATGTTCCtccgttttaataaattgaactATGTATTACGTTACATTAGCCCCTTACCTGACTGCATATCAATCTTTAATCCATGTTTGATAATGAACTGTGAATCATGCTGCATATGGTACACAATACAGCAGTGGTCGTTTGCAACATATGATTGTACCTCTGTACCAGACAGCATTGATATAAGCTCCAGGTTCCTTTTCAAGTTCTCCACTGAGTTATGCAGGACAATTTTCTAGATAACAAAGAAGTTACGATCAGAAGTTTGTTTTTACTGTATTGTTGTTGTGTATATTTTGTGCAAGTTGTTTACTTGCACAAAATATACACAATATGCATTCGAAATATGTTATGTactcaattattttaatatttacgtattaattacttacttgagGTCTAATAAACGGGTCAGGCTTATTCTTAGGCggtgaaattttgtttttacaaCTGTTCCTCAAACGGTTTCTTTGGAGCTGAAAGAGCTCATCCTGCTTTTCTTTTAGCTTCTGTTCCAGTTGCTGTATTTCTTCCTGAACTTCGTCACAGTCTTCAGGGATTTTTGCAGAAgcttaaagtaaaataaacgaATTCTTATCTAATGAAATtaactataaataattaaaaaagttggCATGAAAACATTGCATTCTTACCTCCCCTGCGAAATATATTGGTAATCTTCAATTGCTTTGTATTCGTCATGATAATAAAAAGGGATTTCTTTTCTTTAATCACGATAAATAAttatggtttttattattttagtcatTCTTAATTTCGCAAAATCGCATCCGTTGACAAACAACTCCAATTTTGAAATTTCGAaattgacattttattttttcttaagcGTATGTGACTCTATGGTAAATACTGGATGAGCTTAGAGCAATAAAATTGTGGAGACGACTAGGAGTACTTTATCTTTCTGTGCTATGTAGCCGGTTCATCAGTAATGTAGTTTTTACCGAGGAAGTTTTATGTCTGTTACATATCGTATCGCTCGTAACTTTACACTCCATTTTTAATCttattatataatttattaactgACTGAAATGTAATTTTGCATGCTATTTGTAATGGCGAAACGTGCACCACTGAATTCTGTAACATCTTTATATACCATGTTTTTACGCAAATaaaattctgattctgattctgaatcCTCAGTTTTAATCATAAATTAATCTcatgacaacaaacctacaaaactccgccacaagaatctCATTAGggagaaataaattatagatCACACATTGAGAtgtaaactaatattttatttagtcaAAGAATATTACAGTCAACACAGGCCACTAGTTCTATTTTAGATATGTACAATAATTATTAACAAGACATGAGATTTACATTTACACTTTGCTTAAGCGAGTTTTAccctttaaaaattaaaatacgtaTCGTTCTAGacagtaaaaaaatagttttcattgaTACAGTCTTGATCACAAAATGCAGTTAAACAGTcatgttgaaaaataaaatattacttttcatattttttgctGATCATAATGTAAAAGTTTTTCATTTCATTCGAATTGTTCATAAAGacataactatttatttaataaatacacaaataatattaataaatcaaatcaCGTCAGCCAGCCTGTGATTCCGATCAATTTCATATCTTCTTTAGGTAGTCGCCCTTCGCTAAGCCTTATACGCAATCTGAAAATtaccaaaatattattttataaaggaaTTCGGTTTTAGGAGCTGAACTTTAGAATGtatttcatataatttaaaaaaatcctattACAATACTTGTCTATTATAGTGGCAAAAAACGAAAGTGCATAGCTGTAGCAATAAATGAAgaagacattttaaattaaaaaaaatattggcggTTGATATATTTGTTGTCTATGGTTCCAACATAGTTTCAGTTTTCATTGCTCTTTTTAGCCTCAACAGGGTTATGAATTTAGGCGCTAAACTCAAAGCTTAATCAAAGCGCTCTAAAATGACGATATTGTATACCTTTCCTCGTTGTGCCTGACGGACCACAGCTCGGGCATGTGCTGCGGCCGCATGGTCTGCAGGAAGTGCTCGCGCCACATCTGTTCCAGCTGCAAGAGCCCTCCGTGCGCCACGAAATATTCCACCACCTTCTGCCCGTGGCTCTCGTAATCGGAGTTTTCGAACCTGAGGATACAGTAGATtataattagagatgaaacggatagttgtttggccggataccggatatccggccagctgctaggccggatagccggatatccggcggccggatagttggcccaatTGTCTCGTTgtatgtcgtgacgagtttagcgccgcacaggtgcttcgaacgcgaccagtgggtctattagtagactagactagtcaaactttttgaaaatcgaatccgtccgaatggAATGCCAGATTTTGCCACTGGTCTAGGgcgcagatcaattcgggcgatttcggttgccatcgtgagtgtgtgattgaatagcgaaaattaaattagtttacttgctgcgtaatctgactgaactgcatcatgtcatcagagggcctagtgagagttttcatcaaacgcgctcactagtgagcgcgtcaaaaaatgtcattaaatgtatgacggattgtacagcgcccctagcgggaaacgttcaaaaactaaaattttcatacattttttaaacgcgctcactagtgagcgcgtttgatgtaaactcacattcAGCCCACAGACGATCAGtaaaaaaaagatcgcctattttatttggaaatatttcgacattgacagatatttactatttatgtatttgtcattagagtgaattgctcagaaaaataaattagttttttgaaaggccttaatatggcttttttgtaactttttggaactTAAGATAAAAGCCGTCAGTATTATAAGccatttaattgatatttacctcaaagattaatttatttcattttattaataggaaattgtcgtagttttttaatatccggtatccggccggatagtgagttactatccggtatccggccggatagtaaatttaggccggatatccggcctaccggatagttaccggatatccgtttcatctctaattataatatctatgatttaaaattttcgaattttattacatttaaaactgAGAACAAgagactgatgcccgttttcaccatcaatctctaatttataagtaacccctatggtgattttttttttgtgataataaTTTCTGCAATCAGTCGCAAGACTGTAATCAGATATGTTGAGTGtcattttattgttaaagaGCAAGAGCTGGCCTATGCCTAAGCTGTCTTCTTAAATTACGTGATTTCTTTGGTGacatataacaggaattttcttttcatagtggtcacttaaaaattgaaaaattggTATTGATCGTGAAAACGGGATGACATTTTTAATCACCACTATAAATCAacgaatctaaaaaaaacaacaatacaCTAACTGTAAAAAATACATCAGTGGACCTAgtatgcgcgccgcgataaacttttatcgcgctattttatcgattttacgcgataagatTTTGtggtctaaaatcatcgataagattttatcacggcgtgTTTCCTAGCCTGCTGATTCAATACAACATTTTTTCGTTagagttacattacaaaatctTACGTTTGAAAACTAGCCTACATTGTTTATACGTACATAACTTGGATCTCCGAAGCCTCCGCAAGCAGTTCCTCCGTGATTTTTGCATGCTCCTTGTAGTGATCTAGCAACACCGCCTCTAATTTCTTGCGTCTCTCTTCCGGTAACACGTGTTTCTTGGACTGGAGAAGTAACGCGCGGGCGGCTGATCTTATTTTtctgtaacaaaaaatattacgttacgGCATTAGACATTGgcattttgcctagtttaaaaaaatattgtcgtGGTAGTTGTCTATGGTTCACAAGCGACGCTGACGGGCGCGCCCTGCGTATATCGCTGTGAGTTGCAATATGAGACCTATGGCTGTACAAATAAGGTCGAATTTCACTTGCAGGTGAGGTCCTGTGCGTACTTGACCGTTTTCTTGACGCCGAGGTGCCCTGCATTTATCTGCTAACCGCTCGCGCACGGCCTGATCACTGACATTGCACTATGAGACCTGTCGCTTTACAAATAAGGTCGAGTCTCGCAGGTGACAACTTCCTTAGTTGCTGACTTTGCCGTGCTGCATTCAACTATAAGACCTATGACTTTACAAATAAGGTCGAGTCTCACTTGCAGGTAACATCCTCTGCGTACTTGGCGGACCGCTTGACGTCAAGCGGCGCGCTACATTTGTCTGCTAACCGCTCGCGCACGGCCTGGTCGCTGATGTTGCACTATCAGACCTGTTGCTTTACAAATAAAGTCGAGTCTCACTTGCAAGTAACATCCTCTGCGTACTTAGCGGACCACTTGACGTCAAGCGGCGCGCTACATTTGTCTGCTAAACGCTCGCGCACGGCCTGGTCGCTGACGTTGCATTATAAGACCTATGGCTTTACAAATAAGGTCGAGTCTCACTTGCAGGTAACATCCTCTGCGTACTTAGCGGACCGCTTGACGTCAAGCGGCGCGCTGCACTTGTCTGCTAACCGCTCGCGCACGGCCTGGTCGCTGACGTTGCGTTATAAAACCTATCGCTTTACAAATAAAGTCGAGTCTCACTTGCAGGTAACATCCTCTGCGTACTTGGCGGACCGCTTGACGTCAAGCGGCGCGCTACACTTGTCTGCTAACCGCTCACGCACGGCCTGGTCGCTGATGTTGCTTCGCTGGTGGCAAGGCACGCATAACGGGACCACATCGTGGGAGGAGTGTTCTTTCATCACTTCTGGaataataaatagatataaataaatgatttcccACTCTCTATTACTTTTGAAATAGACAGTGTGTACACTATAGCACACTTCATAAAATCTGGACAGGATATGACATCatttcgtcgcttgcctctctaattgacgtaactgacattttacAAGATTT is from Ostrinia nubilalis chromosome 2, ilOstNubi1.1, whole genome shotgun sequence and encodes:
- the LOC135085089 gene encoding uncharacterized protein LOC135085089, with amino-acid sequence MTNTKQLKITNIFRRGASAKIPEDCDEVQEEIQQLEQKLKEKQDELFQLQRNRLRNSCKNKISPPKNKPDPFIRPQKIVLHNSVENLKRNLELISMLSGTEVQSYVANDHCCIVYHMQHDSQFIIKHGLKIDMQSGVNEISKSSLPLGFNLSAVMEGFDNVMMPDCLSAIRKALVAYYDRLEQYEALKKLLNVEATLFKVIDGSHIEVSFTAHSDMEPEDEQIHIVLMLDYRVYDIRPKTITFKEMDLPEGAVEALREQCTIFKKKPLRKAFKEAFITGIGPYKLTQQIGPRPSERPQRRRPRPHNKHYHNDDTFHPEDCSDQSDYASDN